Within the Azospirillum brasilense genome, the region ATGCACCGGCAGGGGAAGGCGGAGACCTGGGGCGCGCTGCTGCGGCTCGCCTCGGTGCGGGCGGAGACCGAGCGGATGCGGGCGGCGGTTGCCGAGATCCTGGCCTTCGTCGGGCTGTCGCACCGCGCCGACGAGCTGGCCGGCAACCTCGCCTACGGCGAGCAGCGGCTGCTCGGCATCGCCATCGCGCTGGCCGCCGATCCGAAGCTGCTGCTGCTGGACGAGCCCGCCGCCGGGCTGAACCCGTCGGAGACGGAAGCCTTCATGGGCGTCGTCCAGCGCATCCGCGACCGCGGCGTGACCATCCTGCTGGTCGAGCACGACATGCGCATGGTCATGACGATCTCCGACCGCGTGGTCGTGCTGAACCACGGGCGCATCATCGCCGAAGGCCCGCCGGAGGTC harbors:
- a CDS encoding ABC transporter ATP-binding protein → MSLALDESTAPILEVREVAVHFSGLIAIASMSFAVPEGEIVSLIGPNGAGKTTAFNVITGFLKPTGGKVLFRGTDLTRLSSNRIAGLGVVRTFQRTSIFAGCTVFDNVLTGMHRQGKAETWGALLRLASVRAETERMRAAVAEILAFVGLSHRADELAGNLAYGEQRLLGIAIALAADPKLLLLDEPAAGLNPSETEAFMGVVQRIRDRGVTILLVEHDMRMVMTISDRVVVLNHGRIIAEGPPEVIRANPDVIQAYLGQGVKHAKG